The Malus domestica chromosome 13, GDT2T_hap1 genome includes a window with the following:
- the LOC103453040 gene encoding probable protein phosphatase 2C 35: MGCVHGKCCGRYPQSSDGDLRDFRDAGPYSAQRKHILSRRSLEFVPVPSHGYRLEYSLLTQRGYYPDSPDKENQDSFCVSTQVRGNPNIHFFGVFDGHGELGTQCANFVKDRLIEILANDPTLSADPVKSYNSAFLTTNYELHNSKIDDTMSGTTAITVLVIGDTLYVANVGDSRAVIAVTDGNRIIAEDLSCDQTPFRKDEYERVKLCGARVMSVDQLDGLKDPDIQTWGDEESASGDPPRLWIPNGRYPGTAFTRSVGDGTAETIGVVATPEVSMVKLTPNHLFFVVASDGVFEFLSSQAVVDMAARYPDPRDACAAIAGESYKLWLEHEIRTDDITIIIVHIKGLSNSAGGATDGASGANNRPATRVRKTSESSVTTGSEVYRSVRSDSSEIQSCQLVLSMNRSPAIVVPSPTCQSPVSCG; the protein is encoded by the exons ATGGGTTGTGTCCATGGCAAGTGTTGCGGCCGGTACCCCCAGTCTTCCGATGGTGATCTCCGGGACTTCAGAGATGCTGGTCCGTACAGCGCTCAGAGGAAGCACATACTCTCACGGAGGTCATTGGAGTTCGTCCCTGTTCCTTCACACGGCTATCGTTTGGAGTACTCTTTGTTAACACAGCGCGGCTACTATCCTGACTCGCCGGATAAGGAAAACCAGGACAGTTTCTGTGTTAGTACGCAAGTCCGAGGTAACCCGAATATCCATTTCTTTGGTGTGTTTGATGGGCATGGCGAACTTGGTACCCAGTGTGCTAATTTTGTTAAGGACAGGTTAATAGAGATATTAGCCAATGATCCCACATTGTCAGCTGACCCTGTGAAATCTTACAATTCTGCTTTTCTAACGACGAATTATGAGTTGCATAATAGTAAGATTGATGATACTATGAGTGGTACCACGGCAATTACTGTGCTTGTTATTGGGGATACCCTTTATGTCGCGAATGTGGGTGATTCGAGAGCAGTGATTGCAGTTACAGATGGTAATAGAATTATTGCAGAGGACTTGTCTTGTGACCAAACACCATTTAGGAAAGACGAGTATGAGAGAGTAAAGCTGTGTGGGGCCAGAGTTATGAGTGTTGATCAATTGGACGGGCTGAAGGATCCAGATATCCAGACGTGGGGTGATGAAGAGAGTGCAAGTGGTGATCCACCAAGGTTGTGGATTCCAAATGGAAGGTATCCTGGAACTGCGTTTACAAGGAGTGTAGGTGATGGCACCGCTGAGACGATTGGTGTGGTTGCCACTCCAGAGGTTTCAATGGTTAAGCTGACACCTAATCATCTCTTCTTTGTTGTCGCAAGTGATGGAGTTTTCGAGTTCCTCTCAAGCCAAGCTGTGGTTGATATG GCGGCAAGATATCCAGATCCTCGAGATGCATGTGCTGCCATTGCTGGAGAATCATATAAATTATGGTTGGAACATGAAATCCGGACAGATGATATAACAATAATCATCGTTCACATCAAAGGCTTGTCCAAT TCAGCTGGTGGTGCTACAGATGGAGCTAGTGGGGCCAATAATAGGCCAGCAACAAGGGTGAGAAAAACTTCCGAGTCATCTGTTACCACTGGGTCGGAAGTTTACCGTTCTGTGAGAAGTGATTCCTCAGAAATACAGTCTTGTCAGCTTGTGCTTTCGATGAATCGAAGCCCAGCTATTGTTGTTCCATCTCCTACATGTCAGAGCCCTGTGAGTTG TGGTTGA
- the LOC103453041 gene encoding S-adenosylmethionine decarboxylase proenzyme 4: MAVSGFEGFEKRLELHFSGDDRKNVGSSFGLGLRLLDFESLQHVLHAVQCTVVSAVANHYFDAYVLSESSLFVYPTKIIIKTCGTTQLLKSIPPLLRHASLDLGLTLVFCRYTRGNFIFPNAQPFPYTNFQDEVVYLEESLPNTLCYRKANVMPSKTPSHAWNVFSASRENTTCPFGEDDSDGGLFTLEICMTELDRDLARNFFLRPGNKYDGDSAGKEMTALTGISGINPRALICDFAFDPCGYSMNGIYGNRHSTIHVTPEDGYSYASFECVGSVYDDRDDVVRVLKKVVQIFRPATMSVSTTCASHEVWTRVAGALEPLGLKCRSCSVDEFPASGNVVYQTFVDRRSKKNSK, encoded by the coding sequence ATGGCGGTTTCTGGTTTTGAAGGGTTCGAGAAGCGTTTGGAGCTGCACTTCTCTGGGGACGACCGTAAAAATGTAGGGTCGTCATTCGGTCTTGGTCTTCGCCTCCTTGACTTCGAGTCCTTGCAACATGTCCTACATGCCGTCCAATGCACTGTGGTCTCGGCCGTAGCCAATCACTACTTCGACGCCTACGTGTTATCCGAGTCCAGCCTCTTCGTCTACCCCACCAAGATCATCATCAAGACCTGTGGGACCACCCAGCTCCTCAAATCTATCCCTCCACTTCTCCGCCACGCGTCGCTAGATCTCGGCCTCACCCTCGTCTTCTGCCGCTACACCCGCGGCAACTTTATCTTCCCCAATGCCCAGCCTTTTCCCTACACCAACTTCCAAGACGAGGTCGTTTATTTGGAGGAATCTCTTCCCAACACTCTCTGCTACCGCAAGGCAAACGTCATGCCCTCCAAAACCCCCTCACATGCATGGAACGTGTTCTCCGCATCCAGAGAAAACACGACATGTCCTTTTGGAGAAGACGACAGCGACGGCGGACTGTTCACACTCGAAATCTGCATGACCGAGCTCGACCGCGACCTCGCCCGCAACTTCTTCCTCCGTCCCGGCAACAAATACGACGGTGACTCCGCCGGCAAAGAAATGACTGCACTCACTGGAATATCCGGAATTAACCCTCGTGCTCTGATCTGCGATTTCGCATTCGACCCCTGCGGGTACTCCATGAACGGTATCTACGGGAACCGCCACTCCACCATCCACGTTACCCCCGAAGACGGCTACAGCTACGCGAGCTTCGAGTGCGTGGGGTCGGTCTACGACGACCGAGACGACGTTGTTCGGGTGCTGAAGAAGGTCGTCCAAATCTTCAGGCCGGCGACGATGTCGGTATCGACCACGTGTGCGAGCCACGAGGTGTGGACGCGTGTCGCGGGGGCATTGGAGCCGCTTGGACTGAAGTGCCGGAGTTGCTCCGTGGACGAGTTTCCCGCCTCCGGTAATGTCGTGTACCAAACGTTCGTCGATCGTCGGAGTAAGAAAAATAGTAAGTAG